A section of the Pochonia chlamydosporia 170 chromosome 2, whole genome shotgun sequence genome encodes:
- a CDS encoding DNA-directed RNA polymerase I and III polypeptide (similar to Metarhizium acridum CQMa 102 XP_007809474.1) — MADEAQDASMEDVPPSAQAAAVEDAEMEDGAEGEEEEEEEIEAQRVRILPGSTDTAASFEFIDEGHTLGNALRYIIMKNPDVEFCAYAIPHPSEPKMNIRIQTYEGNAVDALKKGLADLQDVCDVVADEFWTKRQAFNAENGIER; from the exons ATGGCCGACGAGGCGCAGGACGCAAGCATGGAGGATGTCCCGCCGTCTGCGCAGGCTGCTGCCGTTGAGGATGCCGAAATGGAGGATGGTgcagaaggtgaagaggaggaggaagaggagattGAGGCTCAGAGAGTTAGAATT CTGCCGGGTTCAACGGATACAGCTGCCTCGTTTGAGTTTATCGACGAGGGACATACGCTTGGTAATGCGCTGAGGTATATCATTATGAAGAA TCCCGATGTTGAATTTTGCGCTTATGCTATTCCTCATCCTTCGGAGCCAAAGATGAATATTAGAATTCAGACCTACG AGGGCAATGCGGTAGATGCCTTGAAGAAAGGTCTAGCGGATCTGCAGGACGTGTGCGATGTGGTGGCCGATGAGTTCTGGACCAAGAGACAGGCGTTTAATGCGGAGAATGGCATTGAAAGGTGA
- a CDS encoding NADH-ubiquinone oxidoreductase B14 subunit (similar to Metarhizium acridum CQMa 102 XP_007809473.1), which translates to MAITPTQFAKKTTQSANWSDAKRRVLSSYREWIRAAPEIQTMYNMPLPISAIRTRVRQEFERNRFAAKLPVVDVLLFKSHAEYQEMMNFWKQTTHVMSYFKEENFRGDKRLPSSFMEGFMEGRN; encoded by the exons ATGGCTATCACGCCGACACAATTCGCCAAAAAGACGACGCAAT CGGCCAACTGGTCGGATGCGAAGCGTCGAGTTCTCTCCTCCTACCGCGAATGGATCCGAGCT GCGCCAGAGATCCAGACCATGTACAACATGCCCTTGCCCATCTCCGCCATCAGAACCCGCGTCCGTCAGGAGTTTGAGCGAAACCGATTCGCGGCGAAGCTTCCGGTTGTCGATGTCCTGCTGTTCAAGTCCCATGCCGAGTACCAG GAAATGATGAACTTCTGGAAGCAGACCACCCACGTCATGTCCTATTTCAAAGAGGAGAACTTCAGAGGAGATAAGAGGCTGCCATCGAGCTTCATGGAAGGATTCATGGAG GGTCGGAATTAG